One stretch of Streptomyces sp. R21 DNA includes these proteins:
- a CDS encoding VOC family protein, whose amino-acid sequence MPLSTGHIGLNVTDLDRSLGFYRDVLGFEVIGEGKEEDRRYAFLGADGQLVLTLWQQAEGAYDSGRAGLHHLALEVDTVERVKAYETALRDYGVEFAYEGVVAHREGSASGGIFFHDPDGTRLEIYTPSGVEGASAPSESAPTCGFF is encoded by the coding sequence ATGCCCCTGAGCACCGGCCACATCGGCCTCAACGTCACCGACCTCGACCGCTCGCTCGGCTTCTACCGGGACGTCCTCGGCTTCGAGGTGATCGGCGAGGGCAAGGAGGAGGACCGCAGGTACGCGTTCCTCGGCGCCGACGGACAGCTCGTGCTCACCCTCTGGCAGCAGGCCGAGGGGGCGTACGACAGCGGGCGCGCGGGCCTGCACCACCTGGCCCTGGAGGTGGACACGGTCGAGCGGGTGAAGGCGTACGAGACGGCCCTGCGCGACTACGGGGTGGAGTTCGCGTACGAGGGTGTGGTCGCCCACCGCGAGGGCTCGGCCTCCGGCGGCATCTTCTTCCACGACCCGGACGGCACCCGGCTGGAGATCTACACACCGAGCGGTGTCGAGGGCGCCTCGGCACCGTCCGAGTCGGCTCCGACCTGCGGGTTCTTCTAG
- a CDS encoding pyridoxamine 5'-phosphate oxidase family protein has product MTYHSGSRAVQDRVGVRDLADHVGRAIGQGIRPVAAAFLELQPMLVIGAADPDTGAVWASLLTGEPGFVRATGPHRISVRGGLCEGDPLTAALATAGTAVGTIELDPRTRRRMRLNGRVTPTARGLAIDADQVFSNCPKYLQRRETYERVERAPEATRHGSELTPSQREFIEAADTFFIASVHGHGADASHRGGNPGFVHATSPNELSWRDYPGNSMFLTLGNLSADPRAGLLFLDWTSGAVLQLTGRARTEFDAHGERTVRFAVEAVAETPGASPLRWTAPEYSQANPLLS; this is encoded by the coding sequence ATGACCTATCACTCCGGTTCGCGGGCCGTGCAGGACCGGGTCGGTGTCCGCGACCTCGCCGATCACGTGGGGCGCGCCATCGGGCAGGGCATCCGCCCGGTGGCCGCCGCCTTCCTCGAACTCCAGCCGATGCTGGTCATCGGCGCCGCCGACCCGGACACCGGCGCGGTCTGGGCCTCACTGCTCACCGGCGAACCCGGGTTCGTGCGGGCCACGGGGCCGCACCGGATCTCGGTCCGCGGCGGCCTGTGCGAGGGCGACCCGCTCACCGCCGCCCTCGCCACGGCCGGCACGGCGGTCGGCACCATCGAGCTCGACCCGCGCACCCGCCGCCGTATGCGCCTCAACGGACGGGTCACCCCCACCGCCCGCGGCCTCGCGATCGACGCCGACCAGGTCTTCTCCAACTGCCCGAAGTACCTGCAGAGAAGGGAGACGTACGAGAGGGTCGAGCGGGCCCCCGAGGCGACTCGGCACGGCAGTGAACTCACCCCGTCGCAGCGGGAGTTCATCGAGGCCGCCGACACCTTCTTCATCGCCAGCGTGCACGGGCACGGCGCCGACGCCAGCCACCGGGGCGGCAACCCCGGCTTCGTGCACGCCACTTCACCGAACGAGCTGAGCTGGCGGGACTACCCCGGCAACTCCATGTTCCTGACCCTCGGCAACCTGTCGGCCGACCCGCGCGCCGGGCTCCTCTTCCTGGACTGGACCTCGGGGGCGGTGCTCCAGCTCACGGGCCGGGCGCGGACGGAGTTCGACGCGCACGGGGAGCGGACCGTCCGCTTCGCCGTCGAGGCGGTCGCGGAGACCCCTGGCGCGAGTCCACTGCGCTGGACGGCGCCCGAGTATTCACAGGCCAACCCTCTCCTGTCGTAA